The following are encoded together in the Gemmatimonadaceae bacterium genome:
- a CDS encoding adenylosuccinate synthase yields the protein MFDSKTRTIVVVGAQWGDEGKGKLVDVIAEKADWVVRYQGGANAGHTVHIGDDSFVLHQIPSGILHPGVRCAIGNGVVLDPETLFTEIDELVKDGIDVEGRLYVSDRAHLVMPYHKLVDSESAASKAIGTTGRGIGPCYEDKAGRRGVRVVDLKHMDRLRPLVEMGVETANMRLEHFGSSKRASVEETMDRLGALAPRLTALSEDLGLLLHRATRSGAAILLEGAQGSLLDVDHGTYPFVTSSNTTVGGAATGAGIAPTALHHALGVVKAYTTRVGNGPLPTEFAEPLGSRVRTLGNEYGATTGRPRRCGWFDAVVVRYAVRVNGLTALAVTKLDVLDTLEELAICTGYRVGDTRYDEFPADITVLDQIEPVYEWFPGWKRSTADARSLADLPTEARTYLDRMEQLVESPVRFVSVGTRRDQIIDTAAGQG from the coding sequence ATGTTCGATTCAAAGACGCGCACCATCGTGGTCGTCGGCGCCCAGTGGGGCGACGAAGGGAAGGGGAAGCTCGTCGACGTGATCGCCGAGAAGGCCGATTGGGTCGTGCGCTACCAGGGGGGGGCCAACGCCGGGCACACCGTGCACATCGGCGACGACTCGTTTGTCCTGCACCAGATCCCCTCCGGAATCCTGCACCCGGGGGTGCGCTGCGCCATTGGCAACGGCGTCGTCCTCGATCCCGAGACGCTCTTTACGGAGATTGACGAACTGGTGAAGGACGGGATCGATGTCGAGGGGCGCCTCTACGTTTCCGATCGCGCGCACCTGGTGATGCCGTACCACAAGCTGGTCGACTCGGAGAGTGCGGCGTCGAAGGCGATCGGGACGACGGGGCGCGGCATTGGCCCGTGCTACGAGGACAAGGCTGGGCGGCGCGGGGTGCGCGTCGTCGACCTCAAGCACATGGACCGCCTGCGTCCGCTGGTCGAGATGGGAGTCGAGACGGCCAACATGCGCCTGGAGCACTTCGGGTCGTCGAAGCGCGCCTCGGTCGAGGAGACGATGGACCGGCTGGGCGCGCTGGCGCCGCGCCTCACCGCGCTGTCGGAGGACCTGGGACTGTTGCTGCATCGCGCCACCAGGTCGGGGGCGGCCATCCTGCTGGAGGGGGCGCAAGGCTCGCTGCTCGACGTGGACCACGGGACGTATCCCTTCGTGACGTCGAGCAACACGACCGTGGGTGGCGCCGCCACCGGCGCGGGCATTGCCCCCACGGCGCTGCACCATGCGTTAGGCGTGGTGAAGGCGTACACGACGCGCGTGGGCAACGGCCCGCTCCCCACCGAGTTCGCCGAGCCGCTGGGGTCGCGCGTGCGGACGCTGGGGAACGAGTACGGCGCCACGACCGGGCGTCCGCGCCGCTGCGGATGGTTTGACGCCGTCGTGGTGCGCTACGCCGTGCGCGTGAACGGGCTCACTGCCCTGGCCGTGACCAAGCTCGACGTGCTCGATACGCTCGAGGAGCTGGCCATCTGCACCGGCTATCGCGTGGGCGACACGCGCTACGACGAGTTCCCGGCCGACATCACGGTGCTCGACCAGATCGAGCCGGTGTATGAGTGGTTCCCGGGGTGGAAGCGCTCCACCGCCGACGCGCGCTCGCTGGCCGACCTGCCTACGGAGGCGCGCACCTACCTGGACCGGATGGAGCAGCTCGTGGAATCGCCGGTGCGCTTTGTCTCGGTGGGGACGCGTCGCGACCAGATCATTGACACCGCCGCGGGGCAGGGGTAG
- a CDS encoding ABC transporter permease: MRTIFFLVRKEFLQIFRDRATVFQIFFIPVMQLLILSHAATFDVTRTTLAVVDDDRSTSSARLIMRLEGGERFRIVRASSDARGVEELLMDRQAKAVLRIPRDFERDLTRARHATVQLQINAEEGAVAGIVQTGVQSVVAAFARDLSLAMPAPVSARVVRAAPLELRAQGWFNPTRDYKHYMVPAIMVSLVTIIGLLLTAQNIAREKEIGTLEQLNVTPITKTQFIAGKLIPFWILALLIFAIGLALGRVAFGIPMRGSVPLIFVSAAVYLVVTLGTGLWISTFTNTQQQTMFVAFFIIMIYLLMSGLFTPVESMPRWAQLVAEANPVRHFVWIMRAVLVRGAGFELVAARLAGLAVGGVAILALAVRQYSKQAH, from the coding sequence ATGCGCACCATCTTCTTCCTCGTCCGCAAGGAGTTCCTGCAGATCTTCCGCGATCGCGCGACGGTGTTCCAGATCTTCTTCATCCCCGTCATGCAGCTGCTGATCCTGTCGCACGCGGCAACGTTCGACGTGACGCGCACCACGCTCGCGGTGGTCGATGACGATCGCAGCACATCGTCGGCGCGGCTCATCATGCGGCTGGAAGGCGGTGAGCGCTTTCGCATCGTGCGCGCCAGCAGCGACGCGCGCGGCGTGGAGGAACTGCTCATGGATCGCCAGGCCAAGGCGGTGCTCCGCATCCCGCGCGATTTCGAGCGCGATCTCACGCGCGCGCGGCACGCCACGGTTCAGCTGCAAATCAACGCCGAGGAAGGCGCCGTGGCCGGCATCGTGCAGACGGGCGTGCAATCGGTCGTCGCCGCCTTCGCGCGTGACCTCTCGCTCGCCATGCCCGCGCCGGTGAGCGCACGCGTGGTGCGCGCGGCACCGCTCGAGTTGCGCGCGCAGGGGTGGTTCAATCCCACGCGTGACTACAAGCACTATATGGTCCCGGCGATCATGGTCTCGCTCGTGACAATCATCGGCCTCCTGCTCACCGCGCAGAACATCGCGCGCGAGAAGGAGATCGGGACGCTGGAACAGCTCAATGTCACCCCCATCACGAAGACGCAGTTCATCGCCGGGAAGCTCATCCCCTTCTGGATCCTCGCGCTTCTGATTTTCGCCATCGGGCTGGCACTCGGTCGCGTGGCGTTCGGTATCCCGATGCGCGGGAGTGTCCCGCTGATCTTCGTGTCCGCCGCGGTCTACCTGGTCGTGACGCTCGGCACGGGGCTCTGGATCTCGACCTTTACCAACACGCAGCAGCAGACGATGTTCGTCGCCTTCTTCATCATCATGATCTATCTCCTGATGAGCGGACTGTTCACGCCGGTCGAATCGATGCCTCGCTGGGCACAGCTCGTCGCGGAGGCGAATCCGGTGCGGCACTTCGTCTGGATCATGCGGGCGGTGCTGGTGCGCGGGGCGGGATTCGAGCTCGTGGCGGCACGGCTGGCGGGGCTGGCGGTGGGCGGCGTGGCGATTCTCGCGCTGGCGGTGCGCCAGTATTCCAAGCAGGCGCACTGA